A region of the Scatophagus argus isolate fScaArg1 chromosome 14, fScaArg1.pri, whole genome shotgun sequence genome:
TTCTATTTagtgacaaataaacacacacccacacacataccttGAGCGTCTTGTCCTTCAGGTCCATCTTGAGCAGAGAATCTCCCACCAGGTGTCTGAAGCCACAGCCATAAAAATAACGGTACGGTCGCGCATTACATCTGCCGTAGTTGATCTGAGGGAACTCCAGGCCACCGTACTCATGGAGGTCATCTCCATGGAGATCCTCGTGTTGGCAGAACAGCTGTTGACAAAGAGAGGATCAAATGTCTGTTGTCAATGAGAGACAAAAGAGTTTTTTTTACTGTGGCCATGCAGTCAAGTCTCTCACGATTTCATTGGGCATTAGCTTTGAGATGCTCATGTGAATGGGGaggagtttgtgttttttgactttAATGTTATAACTTAATAGTTTCTATGATGGGCTGGATGTTGtaatctgaaaatctgaaaccTGATGACCTGAAATTCATCAACTGAATTGGTTCTAAAACATCAGAAAAGATGGTTAAAAATTTGGGGAggtaaaaatgactgaagttgTACCTCTGGGACTGTATTCTAAAtgactgtgaaacatttttggGTCATAGTAGTGATAGTATTATTAAAGAATATGAGGAAATGAACTGTTGtaattgtgtatatatatatatatatatatatattgaattCTATAACTATTAAAATAAATGCCCCAAATCTCACActttaattattatattttatttatatttaacaatTCCATTACTGTTACATGTTGAGGAGGTTTTTTTGTGGTATGTAATCAggtgtgtttttcacattctACGACAAATTTCAGTGTCTGGACCGATTCAGTTCTAGTGGTGGAAAGTAAGTGATTAGATTTACTCCCCAGAGCAAAATACATCACCTTTTCCTTTTGCCAGCTCACCTTATCTTTGCTGATTTTGACACACGTTGCCTTACTGGAGGGACGGGTGTTCAGGTTCTGGCCTGTTGGGGTTTCACTGGTCACATCAAGGGGCAGAACGAAGCGCCGAGGGAAAGCCCTGCACATGGTGTTGTACACCTGGAATAGACGCAACAGAGGAGCAATCCAGTATGTATGCATTTTAGGGATTCTTCTCTTATGGTATGTTTGTTGTCTTGTGGTGCAACAAGACttaaaaaatgtgagaaatgtaaactgcaacagtaaacatgaaaacaacGTAAACTATGAAATGCTCTGATCATGTATAACGAAGTATCTGAGGGCAGAGTTTTCCTTTGGCAGGTCCACAAAAGATTATATCCTGACCTCGTCCAGTGCATCTCCGGACTTGCGTAAGTTCTGGATAAGATAGTTGTTGATGGCTTGGCCGTTGTCTGAGCAGCACATGTCAAGCATCAAAAACCCGTCCTCCTCGAAAGCGTTGATCTGATGGAAGGTGGAGATGGCTTTGGTGTGGTACTTCACCGAACTGACCTGTGATACACAATATATGACTAGATGAAGCGTTCCTGTTTTAGGAGTAAATAAATCCTCACCCCTAACCATCACAGTCAAATCTCACCTCGCCTGTATGCTTGTCTATCAGATGGAAGACAGTTTCCTGCTTGGGATCCCAGTAGATACCCTCACTCAAAGCCCTCCCCCTCAGTTTGCAAGTGACTATCTTCAGTAGGTCCATCTTAATTGGCTGCTCAATGAACACCACGTAGTTCTCAGACATGGCTGGAAGCAGAAGGGTATTACTGAGCTTTGTAGCTGAAGGCAGCAGTGTGAACAGATACAGAATCACTGACGAATGCTGGCTTACCAAAGCTGTGATAGTAGGAGGGATGGGACTTGTCTTTAGGCACAATAGAACAGAGTATTTTGGCACCTTGTAGGGTGTCTGTGGCTTCTGTCTTCTCAGGAGGTACTCTGATGATGTTGTACAGGGCTCCTGGAATAATAACCTAGCTTTTACACACATTTGCTCTGACATTTCTTAGACAAAATATGAGATATGAGGGAGCAATACCAGATATTAAATTatctaaatttaattttttttatcataagGGAAACAAATAATTAAACTTTTGATTCATGTAAAGCTTATTGTGGGTTAACCTTTGCTTCCATAGGAGTTGCCCATATTGTAGGTGGTGCCATCAGGATCATAGTGTGGGTGTGCAGTGGCTCCATTTACAGCAATGAACTTGCTCCAGTCCACCTACAAAACAT
Encoded here:
- the LOC124070209 gene encoding beta,beta-carotene 9',10'-oxygenase-like isoform X2; the encoded protein is MSPVKLHSSDDTKPVAKDCMMKGLETIAPLVRSVEETPEPMSTEVQGNIPFWINGNLLRNGPGKFEFGNSHFNHWFDGMAMLHQFKISKGQVTYMSRFLESDAYKKNSERDRIVMSEFGTLAMPDPCKNFFQRFLSRFEMMEPTDNASVSFVKYKGDYFVSTETNFMHKVNPENLETLEKVDWSKFIAVNGATAHPHYDPDGTTYNMGNSYGSKGALYNIIRVPPEKTEATDTLQGAKILCSIVPKDKSHPSYYHSFAMSENYVVFIEQPIKMDLLKIVTCKLRGRALSEGIYWDPKQETVFHLIDKHTGEVSSVKYHTKAISTFHQINAFEEDGFLMLDMCCSDNGQAINNYLIQNLRKSGDALDEVYNTMCRAFPRRFVLPLDVTSETPTGQNLNTRPSSKATCVKISKDKLFCQHEDLHGDDLHEYGGLEFPQINYGRCNARPYRYFYGCGFRHLVGDSLLKMDLKDKTLKVWYQKGFFPSEPVFVPSPDAVEEDDGVILSVVLTPSQDKGTFLLVLDAKTFEELGRANVPVNMAYGFHGTFNTAA